The Prosthecobacter fusiformis genome segment GGCGCAAGAGGCCGGTCAACCCAATGGAGCCAGTAACCAGGAAGCGCGTGGGACCATCGGCGAGCTCCTGGCGGGCTTTGCGGAACCAATTCAGCGTCGCATCCACCTCGGCAGGACTATGGTTAGACGCCACATGACCAAGGAACCAAGGGAACTCATCCAGCATGAACACGATGGGCAGTTCATTCTCGCGGAGCAGGGTCAGAAATTCATCCGCGATGGGTTCCCAGAGGTCCACCGCAGGCTGTCCAGGAGTGAGTTTGATGCCGGTGACGCTGATCTGCTCGATGCGCTTCAAAACAGAAGCTGTACCTTTGCCTGCCTCTTTCAGCCAAGCGAGTTTGTCGGGAGGTGTTTGCAGCAGTTTCTTAGTCTCTTTAAGCATCAAAGTAAGCCAAGCCGGAGCACTGCGCAGACCCTGGAGGTCGAGATAGAGCGCCGACGTGTTAGCAGGCGGATATCGTTCCAGATCACGAAGGATTGAGGTCTTCCCTGTGCGGCGAGGTCCCAGAAAAGCCATGTGGTCACGATTCAACGCCCTGATCAGCCGTTTGCGGATCGCTGTACGAGGGAAATAATGGTCTCCCGTAGCCGGAGAGCCGATTTTGAGTTTAGCAGGCTGAGACATGCCGCCATCTTCAGGCAATGAAATTATTGCGCAATAAATATTTTGCACAAATTACGATGAGATATCAGCGCACTACATGTTGAAGTGTTAAGCGAGATGCAACCTCCGCCCCTCCTCCCCCCAAACGCATCACCAAACCACCCCGCCTCCCTAGAAAGAGGCCAAGGAGCAGAGAACGCGGAGGCAGCAGGAACCCTGATTCCTCCCCTTGTCATCTAACGCTCTTTCCTGTACTCTACCAGCATGTCCACGATCACGATCCCCATCGCTGATGACGACCTGGCTTTCCTCCACTCCTGGACACAGGAGCAGGGAACCACGGTCGAGGAGTTTTTTTCCCGTGAGGCCCATAGCCTCCGCCGCCATCTACAGGCACCCTTGCACCCAGTATTGCAGCGTGCTTCCGGCGTAATTCACAGCGACATTGATGGCGTCAGTGATCATCGTCAGCATCTGGATGACAAATACCGATGACTGTCGTGGTGGACATCAATGTGCTGCTGGATGTCTTTCAAAGACGTGAGCCTTACTATGCGGCCTCAGCGGCTGTCCTCAATCAGATCATGAATGGAAGAATGGTGGGCATCTGCCCTGCACATGGATTGACCACCCTGTTTTATCTCGCCAGAAGACATGGCACTCAGGTAGATGCCGAAGCTGTGATTGATCGGGTGCTGGAATATTTCGAGGTTGTCTCTCTCGACAAGTCTGAATGGGAGCGCGCGAGGTCTCTGCCGATGGATGACTTTGAAGATGCCGCCATCGCCGTGACGGCAGAGAAAAGCGGAGCATTATTCATCGTCACACGAAATGAAGGAGACTTTGTCTCCTCCCCTGTCCCCGCCGTTTCTCCAGCCTCTTTTTTGAGCCGCATGAGTTGACTCTGGAGCGCCCCCGTCCCCCGTGCTAAGCCTGCATCCTGCGGGGCTTCGTCCCCGGATCCGCGCTTCCTCATGACCTCCCTTCTTCAGACAGAAAAACGCCACCTCTGGCATCCCTTCACCCCCATGCAGGCCTGGTGTGATGAGGCGCATGATCCCTTGATGCTCGTCTCCGGTCACGGCTGTTATTTGAAGGACCAGCACGGCAATGAATACCTGGACGGCAACAGCTCCATCTGGACAAACATCCATGGGCACAACCATCCCACGCTCAATGCCGCCATCCGGGCGCAGTTAGACCAGGTCGCTCACACCTCCTTCCTCGGTTTCACGCATGAGCCTGCCATCCAGCTCGGCCAGCAGCTGGTGGACCTGCTGCCCGGCAGCGCCCTGACCCGCGTCTTCTATTCGGACAACGGCTCCACCGCCATCGAAAGCGCCATCCGCATGGCCTTGCAGTACTGGAAACAAAACGGCCATCCGTCTCGCGATACCATCCTGGCTTTTGATCGCGCCTATCATGGCGATACCCTCGGTGCTGCCAGCGTCGGCGGCATCCCCATCTTCAAAGGCAGCGGCAATGACTTCGGCTATCGCGTTCAGCGCGTGCCCACCCTGGACGCCCTTCTTGGCCTAACCGAGGATGAAATAACCCGCCTCTCCGCCGTCATCATCGAGCCCCTGATCCAGGGCAGCGCAGGCATGCGCCTCTGGCCCAAAGGCATGTTAAAAGCCCTCAGCGACTGGTGTCAAAAGCACGACATCTTCCTCATCCTGGATGAAGTCATGACCGGCTTTGGCCGCACCGGAAAAATGTTCGCCTGCCAGCATGAGGACGTCATTCCGGATTTCCTCTGCTTGGCCAAAGGCCTCACCGGCGGTTACCTGCCCATGGCCGCCACCCTCACCACCCAGCGTGTCTTTGAAGGCTTCCTTGGCCCCGGCCGCGCCTTTTATTACGGTCATAGTTATACCGCCAGCCAGCTCGGCTGCGCCGCCGCCCTCGGCAGCCTCCAGGTTTTCCGCGAGGAAAAGCTCCTCGAGACACTCCCTGCCAAAGTCCAGTTCTTCCAAAACCTCCTCGATACCCTTCGCGATCTCCCCAGCATCCTGGAAATCCGCCAATGCGGCCTGATCGCCGGCATCGAGATCGGCCCCTACGCCCCCGAGCAAATGATGGGCGTCAAGACCTGCCTCGCCGCCCGTCCCCACGGCCTCCTCACCCGTCCCGTTGTGGATACCCTCATCCTCATGCCCCCGCTGGCTGCCACCCAGGCCCAGCTCACCCACATGGTCCTCGCCCTCCGCCTCGCCATCCAAGAAACCGCCCCCTAAAGTCCGCCCGTCCCCCATGGCGCACGCGCCTGTCCCCATGGAGCGCACGCGTCCTCGCGTGTAGTCTTGTGCGTCCCCGCGCAAGACCGTTCTCACGTCCCCGTCCGCCACCATGGAGCGCCGAAGATCCGTCGGCATTCAAAACAAGTGCTCAGTCCTCAGTGGTCAGAAAGCCTCCCCTTCCAGCCCATAGCCCCAATACGCCCCGTGTCTTCCGCCCCTCAAAAAGTAGCCCGCTCAGTCCCCTGAGCGGAAAGCCACCTCGAAACCCCTTCCACCCATCCACCCCACCATCGAAGCTCACCGTCTCATGACTCCGCCTCCTCCGCCTCTTTGCCCCTCTGCGTTAAACCGATCACAGTAGACCACCACCCCACAAAAAAACCGGCAGTCTAAACCGCCGGTTCTCTCAAACCCCCCCGCGCGATCAGTCGCGCGGAAGGCCATATCATCCGCCAAGCCTCAGCCCAGCTTCACCACATCCGTCTTCTCCATGGCCGCCGTCAGGCCAGCCCAGCCCTCGGGCCGCTGGAGCTGGAACATATAAAGGTACAGCGCCACCTGCTGTGGCGGATACAGCGCCAGCAGCGCATCGATGCCCGCCTGCGCCTTCTCTTCAGAAATCTCTTCCGGCAGTTCATCCACCTGGCCCTTGCCATCATGGGGGATGCCCACCGCATCCAGAAAGGTGATCAGCATCGTCCCCTGGGACTTCAGCAGCCAGATCTGCAAAAGCTGCTCCGCCACCGGATCATTCGTCTTCATGTACAGCTGGTTCAGCAGCCACTCACCCTGCTGGGCGCGGGACTTTTCCAGGATGAACTGGGGGCGCAGCTTGCGGGCCTGCGCCAGGGACTGGATCACCGCACGGTACGCCGGGCGTTCGTCCGTCTGCATATACGTGATGATCTGCTGGCGGAGTTCTGGGCCGACGGCCTGGAGGATTTGTTGGGCTTTCATACGCCTGATTTCAAAAAAGGGTTGGATTGGGGCGGGCTTGCTACCATGCACGCCCCTGGGTGGCAACAGGTTATCTCACCCTTCACTCACCTCACCCTGGGCACGCACCCGGCGGGCGATGAAAAAAGGCGCATATAAAACGCTGTAAAAAATCCCGCACAGCACCACCAGGCTGCCGATGTACCACGGCCACGGCCCCAGCACATCCATCAGGCTCGCCTGCTCTGGCTTCCGGCATAGAAAGGCGAAATTGCTGTTCAGCGCCGCATTCACCCCGCCCACCACCAGCGCATAGCCCAGCGTCAGCCCCACCATTCGCGGCACCGCCCAGGCCCGCGGCGGGCACTTCAGCGCCGTCACCACATGCAGCGCCGTCACCACCACCCCGCCATGCAGCACAAAGAAAACCAGGAACCGCGCATCCGGAAAGTCCACCGCCAGGTTCGGCGTGATCAGCCCCTGCAGCGTCCCCGCCAGGCCAAAAAAATACACGATCTCCGCCGCCAGCCGGTTCCTCGTCAGCAGCGCGATTCCCCCCGCGATTCCCGCCACATCGCAGAAATGCAGCGGCAGCCCCGTGTCCCAGCTCAGCGTCCCCAGCCGCCAGTGGGAGACCGTCGCCATCGGCCACGTCATCAGCAGCATCAGCGCCAGCACCCGCTCCGCCACCTGCGCCGCCCCCGGCTGCCACCTGCGCAGCCCCGCCAGAAACATCAGCGCCACAGCGCACAGAGCCAGCACAGTCAGGTGGGTCGAGCCAAAAGCTTGAAAAGGAGCAGACATGGGAAAAAGGGGAAGGGCAGGGGGGGGGAGGCGCACATACTGGTTTCACCGCCCAGCCCCGCCAAGCGAAAAACACCATCAGATACGCCACCCGGCTTCATGCGTGATTTTTTCTCAAAACGCATCACCTTCCCCCACCCGTCCATCGCTCACCCCGCCAGACCCAGTTTCACCTCGGCCCGCGCGCCCGTTTTCCCATTCACGCCCGCACCTTATGTCCTCCCGCCATACCGCCTCCGGGGATACCTTCCTCATCCCCTTCGGCCTCATCTTCCTCCTCGCAGGTCTCGGCGTCGGTTACTTTTATTACGATCTCCTCAGCCGCTGGTACTCCGCGCGGCATTGGGTGCAGGTGCCCTGCATCATCGAATCCAGCGCCCTCCGGGACCACATGGAAACCCGCCCCGCCTCCACCACGGAGCACGATACCCTCATGAATGAGGCCATGGCCACCTATGCCTATGAATACGAGGGCCGCCCCTACCAGGGCACCGAGGTCGCCCTCAGCGGCGGGGCAGATAACTTTGGCGACTACCAGCAGCGCGTCTCCCAGATCCTGGATGACCACCGCACCTCCGGGACACCCTACCGCTGCTTCGTCAATCCGGACGATCCCACCCAGGCCGTCATCTTTCGGGATGCCCGCTGGACCCTCCTCCTCTTCATCAGCATCTTCCCCCTCCTCTTCCCGCTTGTCGGCGGCATCACCGCCACCATGGGCCTGCTGGGCCGGTCAGAAAACAAACGCGTCAGGGGTTATCAGACCAAGTATCCAGACCAGCCCTGGCGGTGGAAATCCGCCTGGGGTCCAGAATGGATGCCGCCAAAGAATGCCGGCCGCACCTGGATCTGGGTCACCATCGCCACCTGGATGTCCATCCTCTGGCTGCCCATGCTCTATGCCCTCGTCGTGGATGGAGACATCAGCCTGTCCAGCCCCATCAGCCTCCTGCCTTTTCTCACCCTCGTTCCCATCCTCTTCGTCTCCCGCGCCGCCCTCCGCCGCATCTTGGAAAAACGCTATGGCCAGATCCTCCTCCATGTGGAGCCGCGCCCCATCACCCCCGGCAGCACCCTGAATGCCTGGCTCGCCATCCCGCAAAACTTGCCGTTAGGCCAGCATGAGCACATGCAGGCGCAGATACGCTGCATTCGGGAGGTCACCACCCGCTCTGGAAAAAACACCACCGTCAACCGCGAGGTCCTCTGGTCAGACCATCAATCCCTCCCCCTCGCCGAGGCCACGCGCGAGGCCCGTGGCAGCCGCCTGCCCGTCACCTTCACCCTCCCCGCCGGTTTGCCCGCCATGCCAGTGGCCCTGGCCGATGTCGGCTGGCACGATGCCAGCCAGCACCTCTGGGAGCTGGAGCTCACCGCCCCGCGCCTCACCCGGCCCATGGTGTATGACCTGCCCGTTTTCCAGACCGACACCGCTTCCTCGTCCACCCCCGTCACCTCCACAGCCACCTCTTCCCCCACCACCCACCCGCTGGATCTGGATGCGGATGAGCTCACCCTCCACCTCGCCCGCCATCACATCACCGCGGTTTTTGATTCCCGCCAGCTCCCCGTCAGTTTTGACCTCAGCCCCCGCCGCTACGCCACCGTCCGCCTCTTTTTGATCTGCTTCACCTCCTTCTGGTCCCTCGCCTTCCTCATCCTGCTGAATACGGATGCCCCCGGCCTCTTTCCCCTCATCTGGGGCGTCACATCCGCCATGCTCTGGGCTCTCATCGTCATGCAATTGCGCCGCCAGCGCCTCCAGTTCAGTGACACCGGCGTGGACATCACCTGGTCCCTCGGCCCCTGGAGCGGACGCCGCAGTTATGAAAAACGTCACCTCGTCCAGTTTCAGCACCGCATCAACATGACCTCCGGTGCCACCGCCTATCACGTCGTCTCGGCCGAGACCATCTTTGGCAAAAAAGTCACCCTCATCGATGGCATCCCCAGTTCCCTCGTCGTGGAAAATCTCTGCCGCCTCCTGGAGGCCTGGCGTAAGCAGGCTTGATCACTTGCCCACAATGTGGCTTGCTAGCTTGCATGAATCCACAACCGGCGAACGTCATCGAACTGTGTCAGGCTCTCGTTCGCATCCCCTCCGTGAATCCCGATGGCGATCCCGGTTGTGACCAGACCGGTGAAGCCGCCTGCGCCACCTACGTCGGCCAGTTCCTCGCCGCCAGCGGAGCCACCGTCCAGCTTGAGGAAGTCGAGCCTGGCCGCCCCAACGTCATCGGCCGTTTTCCCACCCGCCCTTCCGCCGATGGCAAGCCGAAGCCGCGCATCGTCTTCGCCCCCCATACCGATACCGTCAGCGTCGGCGGCATGACCATTGATCCCTTCGGTGGCGACCTCCGCGATGACCGCATCTGGGGCCGGGGTGCCAGCGATACCAAAGGCCCCATGGCCGCCATGCTCTGGGCCCTTTATGAAATGCGTGCAGACATCCCCTCCCTGCCCGTGGAGGTCCACTTCGCCGGTTTCATGTCGGAGGAGTCCGCCCAGCTCGGCTCCCAGCACTTCGCCCGCACCCACGGCCCGTATGATTTCGCCCTCATCGGCGAGCCCACCGGCATGCGCACCGTGCATAAGCACAAAGGCTGCCTCTGGGCGGATGTCCACACCACCGGCGTCGCCGTCCACGGATCCATTCCTGAAAAAGGCGTCAATGCCATCGTCAAAATGGCCTCCCTCATCCACGCTCTCGATATCGAATTCCGCCAGGTCCTCAAAGACACCGGCGGGGAGGATGAATGGCTCGGCTTCAGCACCATCAATCTCGGCATGATCCGGGGCGGCACCCGCTCCAACATCGTCGCGGACCAGTGTGTCCTCCGGGTGGACATGCGCACCACCCCCGGCCTCGCCCGCGCAGGCGGTGCCGTCGCCGTTTTGACAGAATTTGTTAGGCAGCGCGATGCCACCGCCAGCGTCGTCCCCCTGCCGGAAACCTTCCCGCTGAATACCGATGCCACGAACCCCTTCGTCCAGCGTCTGGTTGAATGCGGCTCCTCCGTCACCGGCGCACCCTGGTTCTGTGATGCCGCCTTCCTCGCCGCCGGTGGCACACCCGCCGTCGCCATCGGCCCCGGCGGCATCGCCCAGGCCCATACCAAGGATGAACACATCGCCGTGTCCGACCTCCAGGATGGCGTGAACTTCTTTGTGAAGTTCCTCAAAAGCTGGCAGGTCTAACCAATAGCATGATTGCGTGGGCACGCATCACCCTCAGCGTCATCATCATGACGCTGCTCACCCAGTGTGTGTCACCCATGAAAACGAAACACACCCCCGATCCGGATGTATTTTTTCATTCGGCCCAGCCGCCCCCAGGGGGTACACAGAAGTGGAACCCCCTCTGGTGGGTGGGTAATGCCGATGACCCCGTGCCCCCTCATTGGTACCGTCCAGGACAGAAAATGCGCAGCACCCTCTGGCAGCTTCGGAACCCCATGCACAACTTCACTTTTTATGTCATTGGCATTCATGACAAAGAGTTTGTTAGGCTCGGGAAACAGCCTGGGGCGGTCTTTCGCAAGGGTGGCGGGTGGAATTGGGCCGTCATCCACCATGGCTGGCTGCGCCTTCCCTTTGTCAGTTATGAAGGCGAAAATATTCGCTGGTACGCCCTCTGGCGCGAGAAGGGAAACTTCGGCCTCAAGCTCCACCGTCATCGCCGGGAATAACAAAAAGCGTGTTATGGCCGAACAATGAACGTAATAATAGAAAAAGTTACGATTAACGTTAGGGGCCGAACCGCAAGCGTAGCGCGTTATGGAAAATAGTTGGTTGACACTTCTGCAAAGAACGCCAGACTTCGCGTCCCTCTGAAGAGCAACCAACTGTTCAGGGCGTGACCCAAACAACCCCAACGACTAATTGATCAGATCCATCCTTCTTTGCCTTAGCGTCTTGTGCACTCAATCCCTCGCGGGAGAAGTCAAAATTCCAGCCACAACAACGCCCCAGGGCACACCAGGTCAGATCCTCCATGGCATCCGCACCACCGCCTACACCCACAGTGAGGCGGACCATATCAAATATGGATCGCGCACAGCCGTCGGCACCACCCTGAAATACGGCCAGCTTCGCAGCGCTGCTGCTGACTGGTCCGTTTATCCGGTCGGCACCGTCTTCCAGATCCAGGGAGACAGCGCCCTCTACATCGTGGATGACTACGGCTCCGCCCTCGTCGGCACACGCACCATTGATCTCTACAAACCTTCCAGTTATTCCATGAATGTCTGGGGTGTTCGCAAGGTCGATATCCGCATCCTCAAATGGGGTTGCTTTGCCAAAAGCCTCGCCATCCTGAAGCCCCGCCAGTCCAAGGCCTCCCACGTCCGCGAAATGGTCTCCCGTCTCGTCTCACGTCCCGCCTAACTTAAAGCGCTTCAAGAAAATCACTCCGGCATGCCCGCCCCCGCGCGCATCCCGGAGTTTTTTTATGCCCCCGGAGCGCCCTCGTCCCGTCCCCCCTGGAGCGCACGCGTCCCGCGTGCCGTCTTGTGCGTCCCGCGCAAGACCGTTCTAACACCCCCGTCCGCCACCATGGAGCGCCGACGACCCGTCGGCATTCAAAAACAAGTGCTCAGTCCCCAGTGCACAGTTCTCAGATCAGAGCGTCCCCTTTTTCAGCCCATAGGCCCCATAGGACCTATCCGTCCTATCACCAGCTCCCCTCAAAAAGTAGCCCGCTCAGTCCCCTGAGCGGAAAGCCACCTCGAAGCCCCCTCCCACCCGCCTCCCATCCACCCCACCATCGAAGCTCACCGTCTCATGACTCCGCCTCCTCCGCCTCTTTGCCCCTCTGCGTTAAACCGATCACAGTAGGCCCCACCACCACCCCACAAAAAATCCCACGGACCTTCATCCGTGGGATTCCAAAAAATCACGTCAAAGCCGTCTTACTTCTGCTTCGACTCATATCCCGCCACCGGCTTGCCTTCATCCGTCAGCTTACCGCAGGACCACAGCAGACCACGCGCCACCAGATCCAGGAACACCGGGTCGCTCATCGTCTCATTGCCGTGGCCCATCGTCGTGCCAAAGACCTTCCCCGTGCCATACGTATTCACCCAGATCAGGAAATGATCCTGCTTCGTGTCTTCGCCATAGGCCTTCGCCAGCGGGACGAAGTTTTCCCAAAGCTTCTCATTCTTGTACAGCTCATCCTTCTTATTCACCCACTCCATCGGGAAGCCCTTCATCACCGGATGCTCCGGGGCCACATTCTTCACCGTCAGGTCACGGTTTTTTTCGTGGCTCATGGACGTCTGGCCCACGCACTTGCGCCATTCATCCGTCGCTGCCGCGCGGTAGCTGTGGGCGGAGCAATGCAGCATCACCGCAGGCACACCGTCATGATGCGGCTTGGCGATGCGGTTCACAAACTCCACATCCGTGATACCGCCGAAGCACTCATTGTGCAGCACCACATCGTAGCCCTTGGCCCAGTCCGCCTTCTCATAAATGCTCACCTTGTGCGTCTTGTCCTTTTTGCCATCGGGCCCTTCTTCGTGAATGACGGTGAACTCCACATTCACGCGTGCGCTCAGCCCTTCGGCCAGGATCATCTTTTGGTTCTCATAGTCGTGGCAGCAGCCGCCGGTCACCATCAGCACCTTCAGCGGTGGAGCGGAGGCAGGATCAGCAGCCAAGGAAAAAACGGCAGCAATGCCGAGGGCGAATAACGGGAGCAGGATAGCTTTCATGGAAGGAGGGAGTTAACGCGATGAACCGGTAGATTCTCAATCAGATTGTGCAGGAAGATCATCTTTGGACACCTCTGGCTCCACCGGCGGCAGCACTGCAGCTTCCTCCACAATGGCAGGCGCAGCTTTTGGCTCCTCCTTTTTCCGCACCAGACGCGCCGCATAAAAACCATCATGCCCCGTCTCCGCAGGGTTGATCTTCATCTCCTCCTCCAGCGTCCATTCATCCCCGCGCGTGCTCAGGAATTTTTGCACCTGCTGCTCATTCTCACCCGGCAGGATAGAGCAGGTGGCATACACCATCTTGCCCCCCGGTTTCACCAGCGCACTGTAGCGGCTCAGGATGTCCTGCTGCTCAATGATCAGTCGGTCGATCTCCTCATTGCTCAGCTTCCACTTCGCATCCGGGTTCCGCCTCAGCACCCCCAGGCCGGAGCAGGGCACATCCAGCAAAAGCCGGTCCGCATACCCCGCCAGGCGCTTCAGCGTCTTTGTGCCTTCGATGACGCGCGTCTCCGCCACATCCACACCGGCGCGGGCCGTCCGCTTGCGCAGCTCCGCCAGCTTCCAGTCATGCACATCCAGGGCGATGATCTTGCCCTTGTTCTGCATCAGCGCACCCAGGTGCAGCGTCTTGCCGCCCGCCCCCGCGCACGCATCCACCACCTTCATCCCTGGCTCCACCTGGAGGAAAGGCGCCACGCATTGGGAGGACGCATCCTGCACTTCAAAAAGCCCCTCTTTGAAAGCCGCCATGCCAAACACATTGTAACGCTGCCGCAGATGCAGCGCCGTCGGGATCTCCTTGATCCCATCCGTGATGAAGCCTTCCTGCGCCAGCCGTGTCTTCAGGCTCCGGCGCTCCGTCTTCAGCGTATTCACCCGCAGATACACATCCGCCGGCTTATTCAGCGTCTCGCGGATGGCCGGCCAGGCCGCACCCAGCTCATCGCCCAGCCTTTTTTCCATCCAGTCCGGGATGGAGGCGCGCAGGGCAGGGGACACATCTGCCTTCGCCCGCTCCAGGATGTAAGCCCGGCGCACCGCACCCACCTCATCGAAAAACGGCAGTTCATGCTCCGCCATCACCCAGTACGCCGCCCACACATGCCATAGCCGCTCCATCGTGATCGCCTCCCGCTGCGCATGCTCCGCATCCGGCTGCCCCGCCAGATACCAGTACCAGCGCCAGTGGCGCACGATCTCATACACCGCCTCCGCGAACAGCTTCCGGTCCCGGCTCCCCCACTTCGGATGCCGTTTAAAAGCATACTCCACCACCTTGTCGGCATAGCGTCTGTCCACAAAGACGTCCCGCAGGGAGCTGATAATCTGGGCGATGAGGTGGTAATGCAGTTTCACAGTTAAATCGGACCCCTCCGTTCGTCCCAGATCATCCCAAACGCAAGTTTTCCGCGCACCCCATGGAGCGCACGCGTCCCCCCTTGCCGTCTTGTGCGTCCCGCGCAAGACCGTTCTCACGTCCCCGTCCGCCACCATGGAGCGCCGACGATCCGTCGGCATTCAAAAACAAGTGCTCAGTCCTCAGTGCGCAGTTCTCAGATTTAGCCCCCTCTTCAAGTCTATAGGCCCAATACGCCCCATACGACCGATCCAACCCCCCATGTCTCCCAATCCCTCAAAAAGTAGCCCGCTCAGTCCCCTGAGCGGAAAGCCACCTCGAAGCCCCCTCCCACCATCACCTCATCATCGAAACTCCCCACCCCAAAAAAGCGCTCGCCCCCTCTCGCCTCCCATTTAATCCCTCAGCCGCCCATGCCAGTAACCCGGCTCCCGATGCAGATGCATGACGGCGATGATCCGCAGCATCCCATCCTCTATCCAGTAAACCACAGCATAGGGAAATCTTTTCAAGCGGGCCTTGCGGGCTTCCCCGTCGAACTTCCGCCTCATCTCCGGCCGTGCCTTGATCTCAGCGATGGCCACTTCGGCAGCAGCGGTGAACCGCAGGCCCAACTCATCATCCACACCGCCATAATAAAGCGCCGCTTCTTCCAGTTCAAAAACTGCGGCCTTATGCCAGAGGATCTTCATGCAGATCTGCCAGCACGCTGGGCAGCAAGTTTGCGATGAACTTCAGCCATAACCTCATCATGAGGAATCAGTGTGGCAGTTCCCTCACGGATGGATTCCATGCGGCTCTCAATCTCCGCCTTCCAGGCCGGACTCATCTCCACATCATCAGCTTCATCCACGCTTTCAATCAAACGGGAAGCGATGCGTGAACGATCCTCGGCAGGCAACTGAAGTGCGTATTCAAGAACGGTGTCAAAGCTCGCTGTCATGCCCATGACTTTAATGCAAGGAAGCAGATTCGTCGAGTCCTCTGTCGCATCCCCGTCCGCCCCATCAAGTACCGTGGGCACTCCTGCCCGCGAACGAGCGTTCTGGTGCATCGAAAAGCGGGAACCTTCGCAAACGAGGATGCCTGGGGGCGCACGGGTCGCGGGCAGGAGTGCCCACGGTACTTTCCAAGCCTGCCCCAATCTCCCAAAAAATCCTGTTAATCCTGCAATCTTGGTAATCCTGTAAATAAGCCCCCTAACCACCCCGGCGCACACACCTCTGGTTAGGTCGGCCCCCCCCTGGAGCGCCCCCCAAAGGACGCCCCAGCCCCTCTCAAAAAACTCACTTCACCGGCAGCCACTGCACCGCATCCACCATCACAAAACCCGTCGTCCCCGCGTTGCTGATCTCCACCCAGCCGCCCTTGCCCGCCTCAAAGGAAAAGCTGCCGAGCGGTTGAAAATGGTTAGGCCCCGCAGGTGCCTTCTTCTGGTCCACCATCACCACCGTTTCACCTTCCGCATGGTGGATCGTCACCGGCACGGCGGAGGAGCGATTGTGATTCGTGTTGTAGGAGACAGAGATCTGATACCGCCCCGCCTTCGGCAGATCCGCCGTGAAGCGTGCCCGCTGCGGCCCCTTGTCCTGGCCGTTGTCATGCCGATAGCCCTGCTCCACAAAGCCGGGGCTGGTAAAGCCTTTGTTATCAAAGCCCGTCAACTCCGCCTCTGCATCATCCACCACGATGCCCGGCAGGCTCGCCTTCGGGTACGCGAATCCCTCCGGCAGTGCTGGCGTCTCAAAGTCCAGCATCTGCCCGTCCTGCTCCAGCCGTGCCTTCAGCTTCTCATAGTCGATGCCTTGGATCGTCGTACCCTGCTCGATGGCATGCACCGCCGCCGTCGCCGCGCTCTGCCCCAGCACCATGAAGACCGGCTCCATGCGGATGCTGCCATAGGCGATGTGGCTCGCGCTCAGGCACACCGGCACCAGCAGATTCGTACACTCCTCCGCCTTCGG includes the following:
- a CDS encoding RsmB/NOP family class I SAM-dependent RNA methyltransferase, translating into MKLHYHLIAQIISSLRDVFVDRRYADKVVEYAFKRHPKWGSRDRKLFAEAVYEIVRHWRWYWYLAGQPDAEHAQREAITMERLWHVWAAYWVMAEHELPFFDEVGAVRRAYILERAKADVSPALRASIPDWMEKRLGDELGAAWPAIRETLNKPADVYLRVNTLKTERRSLKTRLAQEGFITDGIKEIPTALHLRQRYNVFGMAAFKEGLFEVQDASSQCVAPFLQVEPGMKVVDACAGAGGKTLHLGALMQNKGKIIALDVHDWKLAELRKRTARAGVDVAETRVIEGTKTLKRLAGYADRLLLDVPCSGLGVLRRNPDAKWKLSNEEIDRLIIEQQDILSRYSALVKPGGKMVYATCSILPGENEQQVQKFLSTRGDEWTLEEEMKINPAETGHDGFYAARLVRKKEEPKAAPAIVEEAAVLPPVEPEVSKDDLPAQSD
- a CDS encoding type II toxin-antitoxin system RelE/ParE family toxin; amino-acid sequence: MKILWHKAAVFELEEAALYYGGVDDELGLRFTAAAEVAIAEIKARPEMRRKFDGEARKARLKRFPYAVVYWIEDGMLRIIAVMHLHREPGYWHGRLRD
- a CDS encoding addiction module protein, with the protein product MTASFDTVLEYALQLPAEDRSRIASRLIESVDEADDVEMSPAWKAEIESRMESIREGTATLIPHDEVMAEVHRKLAAQRAGRSA
- a CDS encoding M20 family metallopeptidase, whose amino-acid sequence is MNPQPANVIELCQALVRIPSVNPDGDPGCDQTGEAACATYVGQFLAASGATVQLEEVEPGRPNVIGRFPTRPSADGKPKPRIVFAPHTDTVSVGGMTIDPFGGDLRDDRIWGRGASDTKGPMAAMLWALYEMRADIPSLPVEVHFAGFMSEESAQLGSQHFARTHGPYDFALIGEPTGMRTVHKHKGCLWADVHTTGVAVHGSIPEKGVNAIVKMASLIHALDIEFRQVLKDTGGEDEWLGFSTINLGMIRGGTRSNIVADQCVLRVDMRTTPGLARAGGAVAVLTEFVRQRDATASVVPLPETFPLNTDATNPFVQRLVECGSSVTGAPWFCDAAFLAAGGTPAVAIGPGGIAQAHTKDEHIAVSDLQDGVNFFVKFLKSWQV
- a CDS encoding 3D domain-containing protein, whose amino-acid sequence is MCTQSLAGEVKIPATTTPQGTPGQILHGIRTTAYTHSEADHIKYGSRTAVGTTLKYGQLRSAAADWSVYPVGTVFQIQGDSALYIVDDYGSALVGTRTIDLYKPSSYSMNVWGVRKVDIRILKWGCFAKSLAILKPRQSKASHVREMVSRLVSRPA
- a CDS encoding ThuA domain-containing protein, whose product is MKAILLPLFALGIAAVFSLAADPASAPPLKVLMVTGGCCHDYENQKMILAEGLSARVNVEFTVIHEEGPDGKKDKTHKVSIYEKADWAKGYDVVLHNECFGGITDVEFVNRIAKPHHDGVPAVMLHCSAHSYRAAATDEWRKCVGQTSMSHEKNRDLTVKNVAPEHPVMKGFPMEWVNKKDELYKNEKLWENFVPLAKAYGEDTKQDHFLIWVNTYGTGKVFGTTMGHGNETMSDPVFLDLVARGLLWSCGKLTDEGKPVAGYESKQK